One window of the Chelonoidis abingdonii isolate Lonesome George chromosome 3, CheloAbing_2.0, whole genome shotgun sequence genome contains the following:
- the ADAT2 gene encoding tRNA-specific adenosine deaminase 2, whose translation MVYNNEILGKGRNEVNETKNATRHAEMVAIDQVLDWCHQHNKDPAEVFAHTVLYVTVEPCIMCAAALRLMKIPLVVYGCQNERFGGCGSVLNISSANLTDTGEPFQCIAGYRAEEAVDMLKTFYRQENPNAPKSKVRKKECNK comes from the exons ATGGTCTACAACAATGAGATCCTAGGAAAGGGGAGGAATGAGGTGAATGAAACTAAGAAT GCTACTCGACATGCAGAAATGGTAGCAATCGATCAGGTCCTAGACTGGTGTCATCAACACAACAAGGATCCTGCGGAAGTGTTTGCACACACAGTGTTGTATGTAACTGTAGAGCCTTGTATTATGTGTGCAGCTGCCCTGCGCTTGATGA AAATCCCATTGGTTGTCTATGGCTGTCAGAATGAGCGATTTGGAGGTTGTGGCTCAGTTTTGAACATCTCCTCTGCTAACTTAACAGATACTGGTGAACCATTTCAG TGCATTGCTGGTTATCGAGCTGAagaagcagtggacatgttaaaAACCTTCTACAGACAAGAAAATCCAAATG CACCGAAATCAAAAGTACGGAAGAAGGAATGCAATAAGTGA